The Aythya fuligula isolate bAytFul2 chromosome 1, bAytFul2.pri, whole genome shotgun sequence nucleotide sequence GTTTCtggttttattctttctaaagAATAAACCCGACTCTTCTGgacaaaataaacatgtttctCTAACATCTGACTTTCTCTAAAGAAGAGGAGACGAAAGAGGCTCCCATGGCcgaaggggaggaggaagacagCGACGATGATGTTGAGCCTATAGCGGAATTCAGATTCGTACCGAGCGACAAATCGGCCCGTAAGTGAAGAGGGAAATGGTTATTAATTactggttattattattaattaactTTGAGGTCTGGTTGCTGGGCTGAAGTTTTAATGCTGGCTGTTCTTACAAGCTCTCTGCAAATgtgaatgtatttgttttgtgcAGAGCTTGCTGCTGTATCCAAGCTTTAAGAACCTGAGGGTTCCTTGCAGGATCTAGTACACGAGGAGGTGTACCAGATAAAGCACTTGGCTGGATCCAGGAAATCTGATTTCTTCCTAGCCTGGCTGCTTGTTGGTGATGTTATTAAGTACCAACTCAGTGGGTTTTGGTAAAAGAATATTCTCAGTCCCTCTGGTCCTTCAGTCCAGGACTTTTTGCTTCTTGTGAGGTCTTGGTGAAGAAATAAAGGAGTTTTTTATCACGGCAGCCAACTGGAGGGAAACGGGCAGCATCTTTTGTTCGGCCACGTGCCCACAAGGCGGTTGTGTTCTCTTTCCCCAGTGGAAGCCATGTTCTCAGCCATGTGCGAATGCCAGGCTCTGCACCCCGACCCAGAAGACGAGGATTCGGACAACGATTACGAAGGGGAGGAGTACGACGTTGAGGCACGCGGTTCGTAAGAGCTGtttcttttggggaaaaaaaacaaaaacaaccaaaaaccaaCTTATCTCACCTAAACGTTCTTTTTGCCACGGGCCTGTcttgcagagctggagcagggcgACATCCCGACCTTCTACACGTACGAGGAGGGGCTGTCGCATTTAACCGCAGAAGGCCAGGCCACCCTGGAGAGGCTGGAGGGCATGCTGGCGCAGTCTGTCAGCAGCCAGTACAACATGGCTGGGGTGAGGACGGAGGACTCAATACGGGAGTTTGAGGGTAAGACGCTCTTTGCTCTTCCTAAACAATTGCTGAGTGCGGTGGCTCTGCAGCTTGGCTCGTCCCTAAACACCAGGGCTGAGCACGCTGCGGGCTAATAGGTCTGTTTGCAGGGGTCGGTGTGAATTTGGGATCTTGGAAATATAGTGCAacagattgaaaacaaaacaaaacaaaaaaaacacaacatccTACCTGCTTTTCTAAGTCAGCTTTTTGAAGGATGCCATCTCTGAATGCTCCTAATTAAGTGTGTATTTAAGgagtaatatttctttttgatggAAAGATCtccacattttctcttttttctttccatgctgcTTTCACCTgagtaatgtattttttaatttattttatataaatctCAGTGTTTTAGAACAGCCTGAAATCTTTTCAAGGATTGCTGTTTGAAAATGATGTAGCTGTTGTGATTTCTAGCTATCCCCTTGCCTAGAAGAGCTAAAAGCAcaataatcacttttttttctgattagcgtggatcatttttttaatcttatttccTTTGCCAGTTGTTGGTAGGTTCTTTTTGTTCCACAGCTTTGTGACTCAATTTTATACAAAGATAACTTCAGGTGGCTTACTTGTGTTTGCGCAGCCCTTCATTAGAAAATTGTCTGGTTTCTGAACCCCGACATCTtgaaaattgggaaaaaaaattgaacagcCAGTACGTCAAATGTCTCAGAGTCAAATTTATCATCTTTATTAGCCACCCTGATCTTATTTGCTCTGGTACAGCTCCTTGGTTTCCTGCCCTTATTAAAGTCCCCAGGGCTGCTCGCTTTCAGAGTTGCTGCTCTTTGACGTTgcagcacggggcagctgcTCCCGTCCTCAACTTGCTGATTGCTGAGAGCTGCTGATCAGGATCTGGCTTCTCTCCAGCTGAGCCCAACTAAAGCTATTGGAAGCAATCACCATTTGTTACAgcaaaacttcattaaaaaaaaaaaaaataatgaagtatttaaaatctGGTATTGAAGTCCTTTAATAAGACAGGGCGAGATGTGGGGATGTCTTTAAGGGACCGGCTGatgcagctggaaaaagaaaaaaagaattatgagCACGTCAGGGTTTCTCAGAAGTTCAGCCAAAGCGGTTTGTGCTTTGCTGATCTTTTGTCAGCAGAGGGCACTCGCTCTCTTTTGGATGCTGAGGTCCCCTCCAAGCCTGCGGCGCTGAGTGGCACTGGCTGGTTTTTTTTGCAGATGGGATGGAGGTGGACATGGCACCAGTAGTGGCGGGGCAGTTTGAAGATGCAGAAGTTGATCACTGAGGAGGACGCGTGCTGCTGTAAGTTCCCGTGGCTTCTGAGGGCTTCCACCTCTAACGTGCGGACGGGAAATGTCTCGTGGTGTTGGCACGatggcagctgggagaaggagaaggtCGCTGTGGTTATTGGGAGCGTGGGGAGTTTTAATCATCTCTTGTAGGGGTCCACAAGTGCCCCACATCACTGGGAGATGTGCAGCGCTGCCACGGCTGCGCTTCTTCCCCGCTTCACTGCTCCACTTGACTGCCAGAGAAAAGAAGCTGTGGGGCAGACAGCCAAAAGctgagggggaaggaaggaaaggggacaAATAggaagaaagctggaaaaaaaaaagagtgaaaatagGTCAGAAGTAGTCAGAGGGAGGTTATAGCGGCGCTGAGGAAGAGGCTGTGGTCCCTGAGAAAGGTTGTGGTGGAAAGATGGTGTGTGtgtctgctctcctcctccactgcttcttttaatttgttcccaaactcctgcagctctgcaagtCTCCGAGTCCCTGCTCGCTGATCCTAGCCGTTGGTCCTGAATTAGTGTTTCCTCTGTGGTGTCAGAGCTCTTGCAAATAAAGTCGAGGTGCTGGTGGCCCTgtacacattttaaaaccaaGCTCTAGATGCGGTGACTCTCAGATACTGAATGGAAAGCTTAGCTCTGCTGGCTTTGTCTCCGAGATTTCTGCCCGTGGTtttatgaagataaaaataaagcagccatTTTTAACAGCCATCTGTTTAAAACTCAAATTCAAGGGCTTGTTGGCCTGGTTTGAACCTAGCAGGAttcaggggagctgctggctggtggCAGCTCTGTAAGGAACCCGAAATGCTGGTGCAAGTGGCGTTGGTTGATCTTCTGGCAAAGCAAATGCCACGCTCTGTCCCTAAAAGCTTTGGTGGGTGGGATTCTTCCTGCACCTTACTCTGTGCAAAGCAGGTGATTGCGCAGGGCGCTCTCGTGCTGTTGGTGCAATTTAAGGAATCTCAAAAAACCCGCAGCAAGAACTAGAAGGGTGATGTAAGAACAGCTCGTGGAGGTGTTCATCGCTCTGCTAACAAGCGTGAGCACAAAGACTACTTGGTTCTGCGCCATCAAAATACGGGCAAGGAGGGAGCTGGCTGTTATCCTCTCGGAGCAGCTCGGTCCTTTTGGCTTTCCGAGCAGCAAAAACAATCACTGCTCAGAGAGCACTGCGCTCCCTGCCCCTGAAGCGGTGCCCTTGTGGGCTGCTTGTGTCACACGTCACTGCTCGTTACCCAAATGCGATGTGGCAGTTTCCCACTGAAGCTCCTGGAAGACTCGCTGCTGGTTGGGGTGGGACGTTCCCACTTGGTCTCGTGGTGCGTGGCGTTTTGTCCCTCGCATCACGAGGCTGCAGTGTTCTGGCCCAAGTGGTGCGTGGCGGCGTGACGTGGTGCCCTGGCACTGGGATGCAGCTGGCTGTCCGTGCGTGCCGGCCTGAGTTTGGGTCTGTCAGGGACAAAGGTGCTCAATCCTCCTGCAAATTAGTGCGTTTTAATTAAAGTGCTGTCCTCCGGGTGGCTACTGGAACGATTAATAATCGTTTCTTGTGGTGCTGCTGACGTAAACGTGGTGTCTTGTGTCTTTCAGATTCTTCCTTGTGGCACTTGCAGAGTAAGCTGTAAAACTGAAGGCATCGCAGTGACTGTCGGGAGTTAACCTTTCTTTTAATGATCTGCGCTTAGACATCTCGGTCTATAAATGCTTTTatagatgtttaaaaaaaggggTTGACATTTGTGACCACTATGgggttatttaaaaacacacacacacaaaacaagtaATAAAACCTCTCCCGTCTAACGTAAATGGGGCTTGTCAGGGGTCGTTTCAAAGAAGGAGTTCTAGGACTGCAGAAATACAACTTTACGTAGAGCAGAACTTTAGATTGTCCTAGAACTTCCCGTATTTTTGTACCTGTTCATTGAGTAATGGAGAGGAATGGAAATGTTACAGAgctcagctgaaagaaaataaggtcAGACAGGGATGAAAAGCAAAGCTCAGCTTCATGCCCCTCAAGTAACTGGTATCAGTTCACTGTTGTCCCTTCCATTTGTCTGGGAGCAAAGTTTGGGTGGTAGAGATGGAATAAAACCTGTAAAGTCCTGAAAATGAGAACTGGGTTGTGTCTTTGTATTAAATGTTAACAGCACTGTTAAATAAACTAAGATTTTTGTATCTCACAGCCACCTGTGTGTTGCAGTTCTCAGTCTTTTACCTCGACAAACTGCTGGGAGCTCTGAGCTGACATCCCTCGAGTTTTGAGCACTATTATAATAGTAAAAGTGAAGCTATTTTCATCAGTTACCCACAGGTGAGACTGAAGGGCCAGAATATTTGCAAAGTGCCTCTGTAGGATAGGAGTCCTCTGTGGCGCAGCCCAGATTTAGGAACCCAAATTTAGATCACTAAGGATTGGTCCTGCTggccctcctcctgctgcacttcTCTGCTTTGTGATGTTTTTGCCGTGGGGCCATGCCAGcaaatttgaattattttcttttctttgaattattttcttttatttgaattattttcatgtgGGGGCAGCAGGAATGCCAGTTACCGTTTGCTGCTATTTTGCTTTGACctgaaaggaaaactgaagttcTGTGACGTTAACACTTAGGTTTTTGTTCGTTGCTGAGCCTCCCAAAGCTGAGCTAAGTGGATTAAAGCAATGAAGCCAAACAGCTGCTtgagctgcagagaagaaaaagtgttgATTATGACCTACCAACATTAACTTCACTCTTGAATTAAGTCTTTCTGTGGTGCAGGTAAAAAGGTAGCAGCACGTAGGCCTTGCATTTTTCTAATCACACTGCTTTACTAGCTCCTTGATAGAAACCACAGAAGGAGAGCtcataaaatttcaaattacTGTTTGTTGCTAAAAGAGACgggcattttttgttgttgtttgttttggtgtaaCTCTACATTGCTGAAGTGTgctctttctgttgtttttcacaCTAAACTGCAGACTGTGTTAGATATCACAGCAGACAGGCAGCATTAACGTGTAGGGTGGCTGCAGCATTGTGCTTAGCACTCTGCCTTGTGTCCAAGCAGTAGGAAGCTCTAGGAGGGAGAATTTCTGTTGATAACTCCAAGTCCAGCTCCTTTACAACACTTCTAGTCAAAGCGATGGTGTGAGATTAATTTTGGTCAGGTGGAAGCAAATCTGGATGAGCCCCAAGTAAGGTCAAGCGCTGTCCAAAACTTGCAAGTTTTATCTTTAATGAAAGTTTTCATTCGAGCTATTTGTAAGCGTTCTGGGAAACCTTTCGTAAACATTAATTACTttgaatgtaaaaatattttctgtactactaaaaaaaggttatttttttttttcactttctaacGTTGatgttctttctccttttttctttgcttttattttcccttagtTTAGTCAATTTaaggcttgtttgttttttttagcagtAACTTAAAATCCAGTGACTAGAAATTGAGCAACAGCTTATTAATTACCCAGCTACATAGGAAGTATCACTGTTAAGGTGTATACTAcgccaaaataaataacatagcTACAGAAATCAGAGCTGCCCTCTGTGCTTTACGGACTTTGATTGCAGACCTTCAAAAATGACATGGAAGTAGGGTCTCTAACAACACTGGGCTTCCTGTAggtgtttctctgctttctcttttcccttttatcttGACGCTCTCTGAAGTTTGAGACCTTTATCCTCTGGACCTTAGGGGCTCAGAGGAGATGTGCAGATTAATTCATTACGTAAGGTTCATTTCCATAAGAAATGAGGCTAAAAACTGGGCTTGAGGATACCAGGAAACGCAAgccccaggggaaaaaaaacacaaaaccaaaccacacaCGATGTATGGCTCACCTTAAAAGGGATAAAAAGCAGTAAAGCAAGGCAGTGACAGGTAGCAGCCTCCTGACAAGTCTCCTTTAGAAGCAGAAGACCACAAGTATGTGGTGTTCACAGGTTGCATGCCTCAGCTTTGTTCCTTGTTACAGCTCTGTAATGTTTGTTCCTTGTTACAGCTCCACGGCTGAGGTATAAATAAATGGCTGAATACCCAAATGGCTGAAGGATCACGCTTTATCTGGCACACAGCGTGCTGGGGTGTAGCCCTTGCCTTGAAGCTTCTTTCCTTCCGCGAGCCAACTCGCACCAGGATCAGAGTGCTGCTGAATGATGATAACCCAGCAGTTCTATTTCTCTTTGGggtattagtattttttttttaaatgactgaacACAGTTAATATATTAagaattttatatgaaaaacatGTCCAAACAGTGATTTCATTTCACAGTATAATCTAAACATAccttagaaattaaaatgaggaaaaaaaaagtagtaggaaatgaggaaaaaaagtagtagCAAGAAGTAGGAAATGAAACTGTTTCCCAAGCTCTTGCAAAAAGCACAGCGACAATAGCAGCCATCACAATTTTAGTGCAAAAAGCTTGTTTGACTCTTCCTGTACCTCTTTGAATAGGATCAGCAACGGGAACAAAgtttgaacaaacaaaaaaacaatgagTAGAGAGGGGTCTAGTACTGGAATTTTTATATAACTTGTTAACCATCTTGCTTTTCAAATCTACTGAAgtgaaaaactgaatttaatcaagaaaaatatctgatagGAGTTGCATAAAACCACCTATGCATCACCTTCCATGTGATTTACCCCTCTTTACTGTGTCTGTTCTACTGTGTGCAGAAGACTGCAAGCTGGgataaagttgtgttttttttttctcccctctatAATCACTTTTACCTGCGTGTCTACTGCATTGTTACAGTACTTCATTAACACTCTTCTCAAACAAAATCATTATTCAATAAACTACAGGGAGAGGACAGGGCAAAGCCTTCCTGAAATAAAGAGGGGTTACTTACCTGCGCTTGGGTATTAGTAAAACACTGCTGGTCCTACAGGTTTTTACTTTTGGTGTAGGTTACCTCTAGAAAAAAGCTGTGGAGATTCTTCTAGGGAGTAGAAAAGCAAGCAGCCAGCCTCTCTTCCTCTCAGAGGTATGTGTATGGCAAGCAGGATTACGTTGAGATCAATATAAGAATGAAAtcttcagcttcattttcacaGGAGCCGTTTATGGGAAGAATCCAGTAAAATCAAACCCTGAAAGGACCGGGTGTTTATCTAAACTTAGTTTTATATGCCACTGTAATTAAGGTCAGCGAATGGCACTTATGGCTAAAGTGACAAAGTTGCAGTGTTCTAACAGTCCTTCACATTCGTATGGCTTAACAGAAACTGTTGGCAGGTACTCTCAGCATCCTGATAGGCTATTACAAAGTAAGTTTTTGAATACAAAGCTTTAAGTGAAATATTCCAAAAcatgaaatctgaaaatacaatTGACAGGTGGTGTGTAAGCTGATTTCAGCATCTTTCTGTAAGATTCATTTCTGCAGGTGGCTGTAATTTAACTTtcttgaaactatttttttgaaGTAGTTCTGCTAAAATTCAGAAGTTGGCGTCTCAGGGTATCCGAGGAAGGATTTCCATACAAAAGCCACAAGTATCGTacctgaaaagacaaaatacaaaaagaacatttatttaaaggacACAAGGACACAATTCTCCAGCATcagttgaaaataaatgttatgttaAAGTATTTGTCAAGTTACATCAGCAGGGGTTGCAGTAGCATGGAATTTCCTGTTGAAAGGGCAGAGCCAACCAGTATTTTTTAGGAAACACAAACTTTTCCACAAAGAAAGCTTCAGTGAACCATGCAAGTGATTCTTATGAGCTGATACTGAAGTGTTTCTTTGGATAgtgaaggttttatttctggtgCTTATAAGCCAAAGATAGAGCAGATTTGACCAGCTGAAGCTGATGGGGGCACCTTCCTATTTTGCTATCAGCAAGGACATACAGGTGATGGTGACCAAACCTTAATTCCTCAGTAGGTGGGATAAGGCTGAGTTGGGTAGCAGTGTCTGTTTCAGTTGGTATTAGGCATTAGAAATGGCTTTAGgataatgtgtttttatttttttttatttttttaaggtcatTATCATATTAGAGGTTAttctaaatcaaaacaaatggtAGTTAGAGATTGTAGGTTCTTCACAAGAAGggcactgaaatacagaaaaagtgcattaagactttttttccccctcttcttgaaaaaacaacatattctgtttcagaaaggaagatgaCACTGTTACTCTTGTGTTACTCTATTTACTGCCTCTTTTCCAAAACTTTACTGTTTTACACACAGGTCTGGGAGCAAGCTTTGCTtgggaaaaatgaggaaaaaaaagacattgagCCTTTTTCATGCCATCCATCATTACATTTTCACAGGTGGAGGCTTTCTGTCAAAATTCCCAGACTAACTGCATGAGATTGTTCCTGCATGTGAGAATGTTACTGAGCTCTCAGCAAGCTTTTGGAAAAATCAGCTTTTAGAGGGTATTTCTCCCTTTGGGGCAGCTTCCCAGGGAATTCTCCTTCCCCATTCCCTAACTAAGCAGAACTTTGGTCTGAAGTCCAAAGTCCTCTGCTGTTTACTCTTCTAAGTCTTCCACTGAACTACTGTAAGGACTACAGCCCAAGAGGCCACATTTACCACCGGTTCTTCCCTGTTTGGGAGCAAGTCTTTGAAGTCCCCAAGATGCTGATCACTTCACTGCAAATGGACTTGCAGTTCTTGTTTCTTTACTAAGCTGTATCTTAAGCGTACTTGTCATTTATTACATACTGAACCTGATGGAAACCTGAATATCCTCCCCTCTGAGCAGAAAGGTGACAGTTTCACCTGTAGCCTCCTCCCTTTACATCTGCTGCTAAGTGACTTTTGTGGCATTTGTTTGCTAACCtgatggtgaaaaaaaaatttcttcaaagGAACAACAGCAATCTTTCTGGCAACACCCATCCAAAGCAACAGTCATTGAGTCTCCTTTCGTAGTGTCAGTAACTTGGCAGGATAAGCTGGCGCCTGTCCAGCTAAGAGAGATTTGTTTTACTGCTCTCACATCCAATATATTGCCACCAACTCTTCCACTCGTAGCTGCCATCTCCCTGGTACTGAAAGAGAAGCATTAGCTCTGTCACAGTCATTACTAATGGTGTGATTGTGCCTGGACAAGTGACATGAATTCCTTTGGCAGTGGAACAGAAACCGTCTTTGTCCCACCTGTACTCACTGCCTCTGTGCTCACAAGAATTTGGGACTGCCTAAGCTAAGCCATAAACACTCGCTGACACCTCTATTCATTTCAGGAATCAGCTGTTTTAATGTTACTGAAGAATCACCTGCAACGaaacttcagtgaaaacattttgaaaaatgagttcTTAACTACAGTTCCAAGATTACATTCACAAATGGCTGTAAGACACTAGAAAACTTGCTTATCCTAACAGGAAACTTCTATATCCTCCTCCTCTTGTGAAGACAATAATCAATCTTCCTCTTGTTCCCACAGTACTTTCTAAAAACACTGTTAAAGTGATGGTTAAGAACTGACTTACAGCTA carries:
- the CLNS1A gene encoding methylosome subunit pICln isoform X2 codes for the protein MALLKRLPPPAQGVRHRQPDTEALLAGRSLGAGTLYIAESRLSWVENSGVGFSLDYPNISLHAVSRDLSAFPWEHLYVMVNANFEEETKEAPMAEGEEEDSDDDVEPIAEFRFVPSDKSALEAMFSAMCECQALHPDPEDEDSDNDYEGEEYDVEARELEQGDIPTFYTYEEGLSHLTAEGQATLERLEGMLAQSVSSQYNMAGVRTEDSIREFEDGMEVDMAPVVAGQFEDAEVDH
- the CLNS1A gene encoding methylosome subunit pICln isoform X1, with amino-acid sequence MALLKRLPPPAQGVRHRQPDTEALLAGRSLGAGTLYIAESRLSWVENSGVGFSLDYPNISLHAVSRDLSAFPWEHLYVMVNANFEEEETKEAPMAEGEEEDSDDDVEPIAEFRFVPSDKSALEAMFSAMCECQALHPDPEDEDSDNDYEGEEYDVEARELEQGDIPTFYTYEEGLSHLTAEGQATLERLEGMLAQSVSSQYNMAGVRTEDSIREFEDGMEVDMAPVVAGQFEDAEVDH